From a region of the Zingiber officinale cultivar Zhangliang chromosome 10B, Zo_v1.1, whole genome shotgun sequence genome:
- the LOC122029032 gene encoding indole-3-acetaldehyde oxidase-like yields MRAPGQVQGSYIAEAIIERVASFLSLDVDVVRKRNLHTYESLKFFYGSSSGEAPEYTLPAIVDELFTSASYFNRLEMVLHFNSCNKWKKRGISWVPIVYEVEPMPTPGKVSILNDGSIVVEVGGIEIGQGLWTKVKQMAAFGLEQLWDEEKKYLLDRVRIIQADTLSLVQGGLTAGSTKSEASCEAVRLACSILVSRLKPLKQSLEEQMGSISWDTLITQANLQYVNLSASTFWVADDTSSYLNYGAAISEVEIDVLTGATTILRADLTYDCGQSLSPAVDLGQVEGSFVQGIGFFVLLILFNI; encoded by the exons ATGCGAGCACCAGGGCAGGTACAGGGATCTTACATTGCTGAAGCTATTATTGAGCGTGTAGCATCTTTCCTGTCCTTGGATGTCGATGTTGTGAGAAAAAGAAATTtgcatacatatgaaagcctgaAGTTTTTTTATGGAAGTAGCAGTGGAGAAGCTCCGGAATATACTTTACCTGCTATAGTTGATGAGTTGTTTACATCTGCAAGCTACTTCAATCGTCTTGAAATGGTATTGCATTTCAATAGTTGCAACAAATGGAAAAAACGAGGGATTTCTTGGGTACCAATTGTATATGAAGTGGAACCAATGCCAACACCAGGGAAAGTATCCATTCTAAATGATGGTTCAATTGTTGTTGAAGTCGGAGGAATTGAAATAGGCCAGGGACTGTGGACAAAGGTGAAGCAAATGGCTGCATTCGGTCTTGAACAGCTATGGGATGAAGAGAAAAAATATCTTTTGGATAGGGTTAGAATCATTCAAGCAGATACTCTGAGTTTGGTTCAGGGAGGTTTAACTGCTGGAAGCACCAAATCTGAAGCAAGCTGCGAAGCAGTTCGTCTAGCATGCTCTATTCTAGTCAGCAGATTAAAGCCTCTTAAGCAAAGTTTGGAAGAGCAAATGGGATCAATTTCATGGGACACCCTTATTACCCAG GCAAATTTGCAATATGTGAACTTATCAGCGAGTACATTTTGGGTTGCTGACGATACTTCATCATATCTAAATTATGGGGCTGCTATAAGCGAG GTAGAAATTGATGTTCTCACTGGAGCTACTACGATATTGAGAGCAGACCTTACATATGACTGCGGACAGAGCTTGAGTCCTGCCGTGGATCTAGgacag GTTGAAGGGTCTTTTGTTCAAGGAATTGGATTTTTTGTCCTATTGATTTTGTTCAATAtataa